From Terriglobales bacterium:
CCGCTTCTGCGACACCCGGCACTCGGTGGCCGTCAACAGCGGCACCGATGCGCTGCGGTTTGCGCTGGCGGCGGTCGGCGTGAAGCCGGGCGAGGTCGTAGTGACGGTGCCGAACACTTTCATCGCGACCACCGAAGCCATCTCCCAGGTCGGGGCGCTGCCGGAATTCGTGGATGTGGACGAGGCCACCTACACGATGTCGCCCAAGCGCTTGCGCGAATACCTGGAGCAGGGCTGCACCCGGGATTCTGCCGGGCATCCGGTGAGCAAGCGCAGCG
This genomic window contains:
- a CDS encoding DegT/DnrJ/EryC1/StrS family aminotransferase, which encodes MAQNIPFLDLVTPHKQLEEELVAAFREALHTAGFVGGAAVSGFENEFARFCDTRHSVAVNSGTDALRFALAAVGVKPGEVVVTVPNTFIATTEAISQVGALPEFVDVDEATYTMSPKRLREYLEQGCTRDSAGHPVSKRS